Proteins encoded by one window of Arachis ipaensis cultivar K30076 chromosome B04, Araip1.1, whole genome shotgun sequence:
- the LOC107635102 gene encoding heavy metal-associated isoprenylated plant protein 39, translated as MKKFVLKLDLPDDKAKQKALKTVSTLSGIDAISMDMKEKKLTIIGTVDPVSVVSKLRKYWPTDIILVGPAKEPEKKEEPKKEEAKKEEEKKEEGKEEGKKEEKKEEAKKEGGEEKKEEKKEEKKDEEKKEEEKKKEAAPAPAPAPAPDPVLEMVKAYRQYNPHMTTYYYVQSMEENPNACVIC; from the exons atgaaG aaaTTTGTACTGAAATTAGACTTGCCTGATGACAAGGCCAAGCAGAAGGCACTGAAAACAGTGTCAACACTTTCAG GAATTGATGCAATCTCAATGGacatgaaggagaagaaattaacaataatagGAACGGTTGATCCGGTGAGCGTGGTGAGCAAATTGCGCAAGTATTGGCCGACGGATATAATCTTAGTAGGGCCGGCAAAGGAGCCGGAGAAGAAAGAGGAGCCTAAGAAAGAGGAGgcaaagaaggaggaggagaagaaagaagaaggaaaagaggaaggcaagaaagaagagaagaaggaggaggCGAAGAAAGAAGGAGGcgaggagaagaaagaagagaaaaaggaggagaaaaaggACGAGgaaaagaaagaggaggagaaaaagaaagaggcAGCTCCAGCTCCGGCTCCGGCTCCGGCGCCGGACCCGGTCTTGGAGATGGTCAAGGCTTATAGGCAATACAATCCTCACATGACTACCTACTACTATGTTCAAAGCATGGAAGAGAACCCTAATGCTTGTGTCATTTGTTAA